The following coding sequences lie in one Clupea harengus chromosome 23, Ch_v2.0.2, whole genome shotgun sequence genomic window:
- the lzts2b gene encoding leucine zipper putative tumor suppressor 2 homolog isoform X1: MALVQPPPAAPSERRPAAAPPSPPTPDSTMGSVSSLITSRTAFPSRPGPEVTRVTPRHHRPAPGAGRYHPQDISHAPLLAVSATPGKRQPLVPSGQTQTHRHRTYLSDDFPGEDWEERHAPAPPSPGSDLEEVGGRQARGGSDGAPPRLVPESGKLERNIEKAIIRPTAFKPVVPKSRSNMHYLSPRPGDALSNSQGNLNLLAPCPSELAPSAGSSERRSSYSGSRNGLMSQSCSFSLSDSGRNSLSSLPTCNSGGGGGVAYSPGQSDVSGHPMSDPVKLTSMAPPPPPPPPISHGHTSSDSGRSSSSKSTGSLTGMGVRGGGGGGVGVPLSDCGSCGRSPSQAEAYEHMVRDLEEKLRERDLELHDLRDNLDENEVAICQVYEEKQKRCELEMEELRQSCASRMQQASQKAQRGQQLLQLQIFQLQQDKKKLQEDFGHVLQEREQLEERCTAYEREKTQLGPRLEETKWEVCQKSGEISLLKQQLKDLQAELAQRVGEVMTLRGQLREARAEREGAQAQLQEAQGSARTRQLELEVCENELQRRKSEAELLRQKLARLNEELVALKEAQQEAEEEEETRRAGAAGSVGGASGEAWQQQSERLRAELASERQHQGEQVSAFEGERRSWEEEKEKVIRYQKQLQQNYVQMYRRNRQLEGALRDLSMELEARELDDDEGSGNEINFDDVTATEI, from the exons ATGGCGCTGGTCCAGCCCCCGCCTGCCGCGCCCAGTGAGCGTCGCCCGGCGGcagcccccccctcaccccccacccccgacaGCACCATGGGCTCCGTCAGCAGCCTCATCACCAGCCGCACCGCCTTCCCCTCCCGACCCGGTCCGGAGGTCACCAGGGTCACCCCTCGGCACCATAGGCCCGCGCCCGGCGCCGGCCGCTACCATCCTCAAGACATTTCCCATGCGCCTTTGCTGGCCGTGAGTGCCACGCCTGGGAAGAGGCAGCCACTGGTGCCGTCGgggcagacgcagacacacaggcaccgGACCTACCTGAGTGACGACTTCCCCGGCGAGGACTGGGAGGAGAGACATGCCCCGGCCCCACCCAGCCCAGGAAGTGACCTAGAGGAAGTGGGGGGGAGGCAGGCCAGGGGCGGGAGCGATGGAGCACCTCCCCGTCTCGTCCCCGAGTCCGGGAAACTGGAGAGG AACATTGAGAAGGCCATCATCAGACCCACTGCCTTTAAACCCGTTGTGCCCAAGAGCCGCAGCAACATGCATTACCTCTCCCCGCGGCCAGGGGACGCTCTCTCGAACAGCCAGGGCAACCTGAACCTGCTGGCGCCATGCCCTAGCGAGCTGGCGCCCTCTGCGGGCTCCTCAGAGCGCCGCAGCTCCTACAGTGGCAGCCGGAACGGCCTCATGAGCCAGTCGTGCTCGTTCTCGCTCTCTGACTCTGGGCGGAACTCCCTCTCCAGCCTCCCCACCTGCaacagcggcggcggcggtggtgtcGCCTACAGCCCGGGCCAGAGCGACGTCTCCGGACACCCCATGTCCGACCCGGTCAAGCTGACCTCCATGGCCCCCCCGccaccgcccccgccccccatcAGCCACGGGCACACAAGTTCGGACAGCGGACGTTCGTCGTCCAGTAAGAGCACGGGCTCTCTGACGGGCATGGGGGTGCGTGGcggtgggggcgggggtgtcGGGGTGCCCCTGTCGGACTGCGGCTCCTGTGGGAGATCGCCCTCCCAGGCCGAGGCGTACGAGCACATGGTCCGAGACCTGGAGGAGAAGCTGCGGGAGAGGGACCTGGAGCTGCATGATCTCCGAGACAACCTGGACGAGAACGAGGTGGCCATATGCCAG GTGTACGAGGAGAAGCAGAAGCGCTGCgagctggagatggaggagctgcGGCAGAGCTGCGCCTCGCGCATGCAGCAGGCCTCGCAGAAGGCGCAGCGGGggcagcagctgctgcagctgcagatCTTCCAGCTGCAGCAGGACAAGAAGAAGCTGCAGGAGGACTTCGGCCACGTCCTGCAGGAGCGCGAGCAGCTGGAGGAGCGCTGCACCGCCTACGAGAGGGAGAAGACCCAGCTGGGCCCGCGCCTCGAGGAGACCAAGTGGGAG gtGTGTCAGAAGTCGGGGGAGATCTCCCTGCTGAAGCAGCAGCTGAAGGACCTGCAGGCGGAGCTGGCGCAGCGGGTGGGTGAGGTGATGACGCTGCGGGGCCAGCTGCGGGAGGCGCGGGCGGAGCGCGAGGGAGCCCAGGCGCAGCTGCAGGAGGCGCAGGGCTCCGCCCGCACGCGGCAGCTCGAGCTGGAGGTGTGCGAGAACGAGCTGCAGCGCCGCAAGAGCGAGGCCGAGCTCCTCCGACAGAAACTCGCCCGGCTCAACGAGGAGCTGGTCGCCCTCAAGGAGGCGCAGCaggaagcagaggaagaggaggagacgcgCAGAGCAGGAG cagctggGTCAGTGGGTGGAGCCTCTGGGGAGGCGTGGCAGCAGCAGAGCGAGCGCCTGAGGGCGGAGCTTGCGTCCGAGCGGCAGCACCAGGGGGAGCAGGTGTCGGCCTTCGAGGGGGAGCGGCGCagctgggaggaggagaaggagaaagtcaTTCGCTACcagaagcagctgcagcagaactACGTGCAGATGTACCGCCGCAACCGACAGCTAGAGGGCGCCCTGCGCGACCTCAGTATGGAGCTGGAGGCCCGCGAGCTGGATGACGATGAGGGCAGCGGGAACGAGATCAACTTTGACGACGTCACGGCGACCGAGATCTGA
- the lzts2b gene encoding leucine zipper putative tumor suppressor 2 homolog isoform X2: MALVQPPPAAPSERRPAAAPPSPPTPDSTMGSVSSLITSRTAFPSRPGPEVTRVTPRHHRPAPGAGRYHPQDISHAPLLAVSATPGKRQPLVPSGQTQTHRHRTYLSDDFPGEDWEERHAPAPPSPGSDLEEVGGRQARGGSDGAPPRLVPESGKLERNIEKAIIRPTAFKPVVPKSRSNMHYLSPRPGDALSNSQGNLNLLAPCPSELAPSAGSSERRSSYSGSRNGLMSQSCSFSLSDSGRNSLSSLPTCNSGGGGGVAYSPGQSDVSGHPMSDPVKLTSMAPPPPPPPPISHGHTSSDSGRSSSSKSTGSLTGMGVRGGGGGGVGVPLSDCGSCGRSPSQAEAYEHMVRDLEEKLRERDLELHDLRDNLDENEVAICQVYEEKQKRCELEMEELRQSCASRMQQASQKAQRGQQLLQLQIFQLQQDKKKLQEDFGHVLQEREQLEERCTAYEREKTQLGPRLEETKWEVCQKSGEISLLKQQLKDLQAELAQRVGEVMTLRGQLREARAEREGAQAQLQEAQGSARTRQLELEVCENELQRRKSEAELLRQKLARLNEELVALKEAQQEAEEEEETRRAGAGSVGGASGEAWQQQSERLRAELASERQHQGEQVSAFEGERRSWEEEKEKVIRYQKQLQQNYVQMYRRNRQLEGALRDLSMELEARELDDDEGSGNEINFDDVTATEI, translated from the exons ATGGCGCTGGTCCAGCCCCCGCCTGCCGCGCCCAGTGAGCGTCGCCCGGCGGcagcccccccctcaccccccacccccgacaGCACCATGGGCTCCGTCAGCAGCCTCATCACCAGCCGCACCGCCTTCCCCTCCCGACCCGGTCCGGAGGTCACCAGGGTCACCCCTCGGCACCATAGGCCCGCGCCCGGCGCCGGCCGCTACCATCCTCAAGACATTTCCCATGCGCCTTTGCTGGCCGTGAGTGCCACGCCTGGGAAGAGGCAGCCACTGGTGCCGTCGgggcagacgcagacacacaggcaccgGACCTACCTGAGTGACGACTTCCCCGGCGAGGACTGGGAGGAGAGACATGCCCCGGCCCCACCCAGCCCAGGAAGTGACCTAGAGGAAGTGGGGGGGAGGCAGGCCAGGGGCGGGAGCGATGGAGCACCTCCCCGTCTCGTCCCCGAGTCCGGGAAACTGGAGAGG AACATTGAGAAGGCCATCATCAGACCCACTGCCTTTAAACCCGTTGTGCCCAAGAGCCGCAGCAACATGCATTACCTCTCCCCGCGGCCAGGGGACGCTCTCTCGAACAGCCAGGGCAACCTGAACCTGCTGGCGCCATGCCCTAGCGAGCTGGCGCCCTCTGCGGGCTCCTCAGAGCGCCGCAGCTCCTACAGTGGCAGCCGGAACGGCCTCATGAGCCAGTCGTGCTCGTTCTCGCTCTCTGACTCTGGGCGGAACTCCCTCTCCAGCCTCCCCACCTGCaacagcggcggcggcggtggtgtcGCCTACAGCCCGGGCCAGAGCGACGTCTCCGGACACCCCATGTCCGACCCGGTCAAGCTGACCTCCATGGCCCCCCCGccaccgcccccgccccccatcAGCCACGGGCACACAAGTTCGGACAGCGGACGTTCGTCGTCCAGTAAGAGCACGGGCTCTCTGACGGGCATGGGGGTGCGTGGcggtgggggcgggggtgtcGGGGTGCCCCTGTCGGACTGCGGCTCCTGTGGGAGATCGCCCTCCCAGGCCGAGGCGTACGAGCACATGGTCCGAGACCTGGAGGAGAAGCTGCGGGAGAGGGACCTGGAGCTGCATGATCTCCGAGACAACCTGGACGAGAACGAGGTGGCCATATGCCAG GTGTACGAGGAGAAGCAGAAGCGCTGCgagctggagatggaggagctgcGGCAGAGCTGCGCCTCGCGCATGCAGCAGGCCTCGCAGAAGGCGCAGCGGGggcagcagctgctgcagctgcagatCTTCCAGCTGCAGCAGGACAAGAAGAAGCTGCAGGAGGACTTCGGCCACGTCCTGCAGGAGCGCGAGCAGCTGGAGGAGCGCTGCACCGCCTACGAGAGGGAGAAGACCCAGCTGGGCCCGCGCCTCGAGGAGACCAAGTGGGAG gtGTGTCAGAAGTCGGGGGAGATCTCCCTGCTGAAGCAGCAGCTGAAGGACCTGCAGGCGGAGCTGGCGCAGCGGGTGGGTGAGGTGATGACGCTGCGGGGCCAGCTGCGGGAGGCGCGGGCGGAGCGCGAGGGAGCCCAGGCGCAGCTGCAGGAGGCGCAGGGCTCCGCCCGCACGCGGCAGCTCGAGCTGGAGGTGTGCGAGAACGAGCTGCAGCGCCGCAAGAGCGAGGCCGAGCTCCTCCGACAGAAACTCGCCCGGCTCAACGAGGAGCTGGTCGCCCTCAAGGAGGCGCAGCaggaagcagaggaagaggaggagacgcgCAGAGCAGGAG ctggGTCAGTGGGTGGAGCCTCTGGGGAGGCGTGGCAGCAGCAGAGCGAGCGCCTGAGGGCGGAGCTTGCGTCCGAGCGGCAGCACCAGGGGGAGCAGGTGTCGGCCTTCGAGGGGGAGCGGCGCagctgggaggaggagaaggagaaagtcaTTCGCTACcagaagcagctgcagcagaactACGTGCAGATGTACCGCCGCAACCGACAGCTAGAGGGCGCCCTGCGCGACCTCAGTATGGAGCTGGAGGCCCGCGAGCTGGATGACGATGAGGGCAGCGGGAACGAGATCAACTTTGACGACGTCACGGCGACCGAGATCTGA
- the LOC105894027 gene encoding PDZ domain-containing protein 7 — protein sequence MAHSSGSAPRRPANSSQGAHAAPPTVVRKQQQQLRNRRGDPSASPMGRVILINTPEEGGSESEDIHTITVDKSTDGRLGFSVRGGSEHGLSIFVSKVEDNSSAVHAGLHVGDKLVEVNGVSLENITMGSAVKVLTGNQRLRMVVRRVGKVPGIRYSKEKTTWVDLIHRRMVVEEVGATPSESSSDSALRRIVHLYTTSDDSCLGFNIRGGKEFGLGIYISKLDPGGLAEQNGIKMGDQILAANGVSFQDISHSQAVEVLKSHTHIMLTIKEAGRYPAYKEMVAEYSWLNQSRQSSPQGSDSMSTASSLSSGTPLSSLSGLSQMLLAPAGEMVEASMQTDAAGGSSSRSRGAVELLQDTLIGGGGRGGESRKNSLLMALSRPSPPIRRTQSHMTVTEDTQKQKKKKQEREPGPEESSSTLQRSKTFVNRLFGGIRRRDTTRGRSKSPTGKDKPARRVPDAEALAALAAVEDMSWRLLGEDEVAAIMTLCGRYLTDGIVENLVHHLLAILDRPEKLLLLREVRLLIPVTDLELFDSLVAPFEQEAYEILKSRSLRSPPLRSPLCGRTPRRHLITPVPDFHGGFELQSAEDVERENQLLEELDRMRLSQTPEPLDYPLTTKAFTPLLDIPVDYHYAVAPTVRSQARPALPNWLLAESTTPRLLENGSVQPIHFDWEKGRTNTERGRLPFRTGKKDKIKEEEEEPVFTVGGTPGYRRPPLSQVFGVQAGSGSDSTAPPVVQVGERQLNGQQRRGQNGAGHEKDYKFTTVYISKTKQSLGISVSGGVESKVQPVVKIEKIFPGGAASTSEVLRAGYELVSVDGVSLKGVTHLQAVDIIRQAFSHKAKDPMELVVKVPKAP from the exons ATGGCGCACTCTTCTGGCTCCGCCCCTCGGAGGCCGGCAAACTCCTCCCAGGGGGCACACGCAGCCCCGCCCACAGTGGTgcgcaagcagcagcagcagctgcggAATCGCCGTGGCGATCCCTCGGCCTCCCCCATGGGTCGTGTCATTTTGATCAACACCCCCGAGGAGG gCGGTTCGGAGAGCGAGGACATCCACACCATAACGGTGGATAAGAGCACCGATGGCCGGTTGGGCTTCAGCGTGAGGGGCGGCTCGGAACACGGCCTCAGCATCTTCGTCAGCAAGGTGGAGGACAACAGCTCTGCAG TGCATGCGGGGCTGCATGTGGGGGATAAGCTGGTGGAGGTGAACGGCGTGAGCCTGGAGAACATCACCATGGGCAGTGCGGTGAAGGTTCTCACGGGGAACCAGCGGCTCCGTATGGTGGTGCGGCGCGTGGGGAAGGTGCCCGGCATCCGCTACTCTAAGGAGAAGACCACGTG GGTGGATCTGATCCACCGACGCATGGTGGTAGAGGAGGTCGGAGCGACTCCCTCTGAGTCCAGCAGTGACAGCGCCCTCCGCAGGATAGTGCACCTCTACACCACCTCCGACGACAGCTGCCTCGGCTTCAACATCCGCGGAGGGAAGGAGTTCGGCCTCGGCATCTACATCTCAAA GCTGGACCCTGGTGGTTTGGCGGAGCAGAATGGCATTAAGATGGGGGATCAGATCCTGGCAGCCAACGGCGTCAGCTTCCAGGACATCAGCCACAGCCAGGCCGTCGAGGTGCtcaagagccacacacacatcatgctcaccatcaag GAAGCTGGGAGATATCCGGCCTATAAGGAGATGGTGGCAGAGTACAGTTGGCTCAATCAGT cccGCCAGTCGTCCCCCCAGGGTTCCGACTCGATGTCCACGgcgtcctccctctcctccggcACCCCCCTCAGCTCCCTCAGTGGTCTCTCCCAGATGCTGCTGGCGCCAGCAGGGGAGATGGTGGAAGCATCCATGCAGACGGACGCCGCGGGGGGGTCCAGCAGCCGCTCCCGGGGGGCCGTGGAGCTCCTGCAGGACACGTTGATTGGAGGGGGAGGCCGGGGGGGCGAGTCCAGGAAGAACTCCCTCCTGATGGCCCTCAGCCGACCCAGCCCTCCAATCAGACGCACGCAGAGTCACATGACCGTGACAG aggacacgcagaagcagaagaagaagaagcaggagAGGGAGCCGGGACCGgaggagagcagcagcaccCTCCAGCGCTCCAAGACCTTTGTCAACCGGCTGTTCGGCGGCATACGCCGGAGAgacaccactagggggcgctccAAGTCCCCCACAG GCAAGGATAAACCAGCTCGTCGCGTCCCTGATGCTGAGGCTCTGGCAGCGTTGGCGGCGGTGGAGGACATGTCATGGAGGTTACTCGGGGAGGACGAGGTGGCCGCCATCATGACTCTCTGTGGGAGG TATTTGACAGATGGTATTGTGGAGAACTTAGTGCACCATCTGCTggccatcctggaccgtccggAGAAGCTGCTTTTACTGCGGGAGGTCAG GCTGCTGATCCCCGTGACTGATCTGGAGCTGTTCGACAGTCTGGTGGCTCCCTTCGAGCAGGAGGCCTATGAGATTCTCAAGTCCCGCTCAC TGCGCTCCCCTCCTCTGCGCTCCCCTCTGTGTGGTCGGACGCCACGACGCCACCTCATCACTCCTGTTCCAG atTTCCATGGTGGTTTTGAGCTGCAGAGCGCAGAGGATGTGGAGAGGGAAAaccagctgctggaggagctggacagGATGAGACTCTCTCAGACGCCGGAGCCTCTGGACTACCCCCTGACCACCAAAGCTTTCACCCCCCTCCTGGACATCCCCGTGGACTACCACTACGCCGTGGCCCCCACCGTACGCAGCCAAGCCAGGCCTGCCCTCCCCAACTGGCTGCTGGCCGAGAGCACCACCCCCCGCCTGCTGGAGAATGGTTCAGTCCAGCCCATTCATTTTGATTGGGAGAAGGGTCGTAccaacacagagagggggaggttgCCGTTCAGGACCGGGAAAAAGGATAAGattaaagaggaggaggaggagccggtGTTTACGGTGGGGGGCACTCCGGGGTACAGGAGGCCGCCACTCTCACAGGTGTTCGGGGTTCAGGCGGGCTCGGGCTCGGACTCAACGGCGCCCCCTGTGGTTCAGGTGGGAGAGAGGCAGCTGAACGGGCAGCAGAGACGGGGTCAGAATGGCGCAGGGCATGAAAAGGACTACAAGTTCACCACAGTCTACATCTCCAAGACCAAACAGTCCTTAG ggatcaGTGTCTCTGGAGGGGTCGAGTCCAAGGTGCAGCCAGTGGTGAAGATCGAGAAGATTTTCCCAGGAGGAGCAGCGTCCACCAGTGAGGTCCTCAGg GCTGGTTATGAGCTGGTGTCGGTGGACGGCGTGTCTCTGAAGGGCGTGACCCATCTACAAGCGGTGGACATCATCCGGCAGGCCTTCAGCCACAAGGCCAAGGACCCTATGGAGCTGGTGGTCAAAGTCCCCAAGGCCCCCTGA